A single window of Eucalyptus grandis isolate ANBG69807.140 chromosome 1, ASM1654582v1, whole genome shotgun sequence DNA harbors:
- the LOC104433165 gene encoding putative pentatricopeptide repeat-containing protein At1g12700, mitochondrial isoform X2, protein MKPTNICPASSIFLLLGAPAAISSESTSHSILHLPFSSHRRRRFSSTPNPNLDDPNQVLCCVRTNRRAGGGGGVFTSVGDALCCFGKMIKASPLPSPWDFSLLLGAIVRMKHYSTAIRLIEQLPSLGIEGDVALLNIWINCFCRLKRVDMGLSILGRIFKLGFHIDVVTWNTLIDGLFIQGKTDQALRFLDDMGRNGPEPSETTYAIITKGLCRAGNTRLAIELLRNWEERSCSINSFTYNIVINGLCKEGLITEALRLHKSMSEKGIKPDVVTYNSLIHGLCNVGQMEDALILLKEMTSGGFQPNIFTYTSLVHYLCKLGQWKDATVLLEKMMEAGIEPDVVTYNSVIQGVCNSGQLKEAQRLLSHMVQSRVMPDVQTFNILVDAHCKEGMLVEAEAIINQMIQLGWEP, encoded by the exons ATGAAGCCAACGAATATCTGCCctgcttcttccatcttcctccttcttgGTGCTCCAGCTGCGATCTCCAGCGAGTccacatcccattccatccTCCATCTCCCTTTCTCGTCTCACCGTCGTCGGAGGTTTTCCTCGACCCCTAACCCTAATTTAGACGACCCCAACCAGGTCTTGTGTTGCGTGAGGACAAATCGCagagctggtggtggtggtggtgtgtTTACGAGTGTCGGTGATGCCCTGTGTTGCTTCGGTAAAATGATAAAGGCGAGCCCTTTGCCTTCCCCCTGGGATTTCAGTCTACTGTTGGGCGCTATAGTGAGGATGAAGCACTACTCGACTGCCATCCGATTGATTGAGCAGCTGCCTTCTTTGGGGATCGAGGGTGATGTTGCCTTGCTCAATATTTGGATAAATTGCTTCTGCCGGTTAAAGCGGGTCGATATGGGCTTGTCTATTCTGGGCAGAATCTTCAAGCTTGGGTTTCACATCGATGTGGTGACGTGGAACACCCTGATTGATGGTCTCTTTATTCAGGGCAAAACTGATCAAGCACTGAGGTTCCTCGATGATATGGGACGAAATGGCCCCGAACCTAGTGAGACCACGTATGCGATAATCACCAAGGGGTTATGCAGGGCGGGTAACACCAGATTGGCCATCGAATTGCTGAGGAACTGGGAAGAGAGAAGCTGCAGCATCAATTCCTTCACATACAACATAGTAATAAATGGTCTTTGCAAGGAGGGATTGATCACAGAGGCCTTGAGACTCCACAAAAGCATGAGCGAGAAAGGTATCAAACCAGATGTTGTTACTTATAACTCCTTGATCCACGGTCTGTGCAATGTAGGCCAGATGGAAGATGCTCTCATATTGTTGAAAGAGATGACAAGCGGAGGCTTCCAACCCAACATATTCACTTATACCTCCTTGGTTCATTACTTGTGCAAGCTAGGCCAATGGAAAGATGCTACGGtcttgttggagaagatgatggaggCAGGAATTGAACCAGATGTCGTTACTTATAACTCTGTCATTCAAGGAGTGTGCAATTCCGGCCAATTGAAAGAGGCCCAAAGACTGCTGAGTCATATGGTGCAAAGCAGAGTCATGCCGGATGTTCAAACCTTCAATATTCTGGTGGATGCACATTGTAAAGAGGGAATGCTTGTAGAAGCAGAGGCCATAATCAACCAGATGATTCAATTAG GTTGGGAACCTTGA
- the LOC104433165 gene encoding pentatricopeptide repeat-containing protein At1g63330 isoform X1 produces the protein MKPTNICPASSIFLLLGAPAAISSESTSHSILHLPFSSHRRRRFSSTPNPNLDDPNQVLCCVRTNRRAGGGGGVFTSVGDALCCFGKMIKASPLPSPWDFSLLLGAIVRMKHYSTAIRLIEQLPSLGIEGDVALLNIWINCFCRLKRVDMGLSILGRIFKLGFHIDVVTWNTLIDGLFIQGKTDQALRFLDDMGRNGPEPSETTYAIITKGLCRAGNTRLAIELLRNWEERSCSINSFTYNIVINGLCKEGLITEALRLHKSMSEKGIKPDVVTYNSLIHGLCNVGQMEDALILLKEMTSGGFQPNIFTYTSLVHYLCKLGQWKDATVLLEKMMEAGIEPDVVTYNSVIQGVCNSGQLKEAQRLLSHMVQSRVMPDVQTFNILVDAHCKEGMLVEAEAIINQMIQLGKMPDSFTYSTLMNGYCLQNRMDDAMAVLNLMVERGCLPNVVSYNTLINGYCKAKRIDKSKILFQEMLERGLNPDVITYNTLISGYCQVGNLEAAGELINEMQSRDLYLNHYTLNSFLDGLCKTRQIDKAMTLLRKIINGMCNAGKLDGAKGLFDSLHAQGLQPNVWTYNILMHELCKGGRTEEAYLLLKEMEENGCFPDGVTYNTMIQGLLRNNENTRAAQLVNEMVERGYSADVATMELWIKYLMINGTSSYTRRTIHCL, from the coding sequence ATGAAGCCAACGAATATCTGCCctgcttcttccatcttcctccttcttgGTGCTCCAGCTGCGATCTCCAGCGAGTccacatcccattccatccTCCATCTCCCTTTCTCGTCTCACCGTCGTCGGAGGTTTTCCTCGACCCCTAACCCTAATTTAGACGACCCCAACCAGGTCTTGTGTTGCGTGAGGACAAATCGCagagctggtggtggtggtggtgtgtTTACGAGTGTCGGTGATGCCCTGTGTTGCTTCGGTAAAATGATAAAGGCGAGCCCTTTGCCTTCCCCCTGGGATTTCAGTCTACTGTTGGGCGCTATAGTGAGGATGAAGCACTACTCGACTGCCATCCGATTGATTGAGCAGCTGCCTTCTTTGGGGATCGAGGGTGATGTTGCCTTGCTCAATATTTGGATAAATTGCTTCTGCCGGTTAAAGCGGGTCGATATGGGCTTGTCTATTCTGGGCAGAATCTTCAAGCTTGGGTTTCACATCGATGTGGTGACGTGGAACACCCTGATTGATGGTCTCTTTATTCAGGGCAAAACTGATCAAGCACTGAGGTTCCTCGATGATATGGGACGAAATGGCCCCGAACCTAGTGAGACCACGTATGCGATAATCACCAAGGGGTTATGCAGGGCGGGTAACACCAGATTGGCCATCGAATTGCTGAGGAACTGGGAAGAGAGAAGCTGCAGCATCAATTCCTTCACATACAACATAGTAATAAATGGTCTTTGCAAGGAGGGATTGATCACAGAGGCCTTGAGACTCCACAAAAGCATGAGCGAGAAAGGTATCAAACCAGATGTTGTTACTTATAACTCCTTGATCCACGGTCTGTGCAATGTAGGCCAGATGGAAGATGCTCTCATATTGTTGAAAGAGATGACAAGCGGAGGCTTCCAACCCAACATATTCACTTATACCTCCTTGGTTCATTACTTGTGCAAGCTAGGCCAATGGAAAGATGCTACGGtcttgttggagaagatgatggaggCAGGAATTGAACCAGATGTCGTTACTTATAACTCTGTCATTCAAGGAGTGTGCAATTCCGGCCAATTGAAAGAGGCCCAAAGACTGCTGAGTCATATGGTGCAAAGCAGAGTCATGCCGGATGTTCAAACCTTCAATATTCTGGTGGATGCACATTGTAAAGAGGGAATGCTTGTAGAAGCAGAGGCCATAATCAACCAGATGATTCAATTAGGTAAAATGCCTGATAGTTTCACTTATAGTACATTGATGAATGGTTATTGTTTGCAAAATAGGATGGATGATGCTATGGCGGTTCTTAATTTGATGGTTGAAAGAGGCTGCTTACCTAATGTCGTTTCTTATAACACATTGATTAACGGATACTGCAAAGCGAAAAGAATTGACAAATCAAAAATACTGTTCCAAGAAATGCTTGAAAGGGGCTTGAATCCTGATGTCATCACATACAACACTCTCATAAGTGGATATTGCCAGGTTGGGAACCTTGAAGCCGCGGGGGAGCTAATTAACGAGATGCAATCTCGTGATCTGTATCTAAATCATTATACCTTGAATTCTTTCCTGGATGGCTTGTGTAAAACGCGACAGATTGACAAGGCCATGACATTGCTTCGGAAGATAATAAATGGCATGTGTAATGCTGGAAAACTCGATGGTGCAAAGGGGCTGTTTGATAGTTTGCATGCTCAAGGCTTGCAACCTAACGTGTGGACATATAACATTCTCATGCATGAGTTGTGCAAAGGAGGACGTACGGAGGAAGCATATCTGCTTCTAAAGGAGATGGAAGAAAATGGATGCTTTCCAGATGGTGTCACTTACAACACAATGATCCAAGGACTACTAAGAAATAACGAAAATACTAGAGCAGCACAACTTGTCAATGAAATGGTTGAAAGGGGTTATTCTGCAGATGTAGCGACAATGGAGTTGTGGATCAAATATCTCATGATAAATGGAACTTCTTCCTATACTAGGAGAACTATCCATTGTCTCTGA
- the LOC120293628 gene encoding agamous-like MADS-box protein FUL-L: protein MVRGKTQMKRIENDTSRQVTFSKRRNGLLKKAFELSVLCDAEVALIIFSRGASSTSSRARRDGRFSSAFLLVFARDPPPRSAPKPRRPAHRVLSLHRRCKPGRRSHHSCCDAAAAVSASAPTTRRQQSRRLMPLPRRPATDVPARR from the coding sequence ATGGTGAGGGGGAAGACGCAGATGAAGAGGATAGAGAACGACACGAGCAGGCAGGTGACGTTCTCGAAGCGCAGGAACGGGCTGCTGAAGAAGGCGTTCGAGCTCTCCGTCCTCTGCGACGCCGAGGTTGCACTCATCATCTTCTCCCGAGGGGCAAGCTCTACGAGTTCTCGAGCTCGACGAGACGGTAGGTTTTCCTCCGCATTTTTGCTCGTCTTTGCTCGCGACCCACCACCTCGCTCGGCGCCGAAGCCCCGACGCCCCGCTCACCGGGTCCTCTCGCTCCACCGCCGCTGCAAACCCGGGCGCCGAAGCCACCATTCCTGCTGCgacgctgctgctgctgtctccgcctctgctccgacAACCCGACGCCAGCAATCGCGACGCCTGATGCCGTTGCCCCGAAGACCAGCAACCGACGTCCCTGCTCGGCGCTAG